Genomic window (Phragmites australis chromosome 5, lpPhrAust1.1, whole genome shotgun sequence):
GAAGATGACCGGGGTCAAGGCTATGATAAACTTCGAGTGGAGCCTCATATTCTTCAAGAGTTTTCAAGCTATCTTAGGTCAAAAAATCTTTTGCGAAATACAAGAGGTTTTTCTGTAGAAGAGCAAATTGGCATGTTTATATACATGCTATCACAGAATGCCAGTTTTCAGAAATTAAGCAACAGATTTGAGCACAGTACAGAGACTATCCATAGACATATCAAGGCATGCTTTGATGCAGTCACCTCATTGACAGATGAATTTGTCAAGCCTCCTTCAACCGAAGTTCATTGGAAGATATCATCTGATCCACATCATGGGCCTTACTTTGAGGTCAGTGTAACCTGTCTCTGTATACTTTTGGACTTTTTGTCTTTCCTCTTACCAAGaggatccccccccccccttgcagAACTGTATTGGGGCAATTGATGGAACTCATATCCCTGTGAGATTATCCGATAGTGAGTCTGCTCCATACCGGAACAAAGAAGAATCCCTTTCTCAAAACATGATGCTTGCTTGtgattttgatttgaattttgTCTATGTCTGTTGTGGACGGGAGGGGTCTGCATCTGATGCTGCAGTCCTATATTCTGCTATGGAGTCTGGATTTCAAGTCCCAGCAGGCAAGTATTATTTGGTTGATGGGGGTTATGCAAACACGCCATCTTTTATTGCTCCTTATAGAGTAGTCCCTTACCATACTGAAGAGCAAGAGCAGAGCAATTTTCAACCAAGAAACTACATGGAGCTTTTCAATCTTCGTCATGCACAGCTGCGCAACCACATAAAGCATGCTATAGGCCTACTGAAGATGCGATTTCCGATTTTAAATGTTGCAACATCTTATCGAAAAGAAACTCAACTGAAAATTCCAGCAGCGGCAGTGGTTTTGCATAACATAATTTGGAGACAAAGAGGTGCTGAAGAGTGGTTAAGTAACCAAACAGTCCCATTTTCAACCCGTAAAATTGTGTCTCTACCTAGTGGCGATGA
Coding sequences:
- the LOC133918685 gene encoding protein ALP1-like, which produces MDPEDLSDSEEEDDDLMLFILPALYLASTEIATPDHTSKFSVAERICKVLEDDRGQGYDKLRVEPHILQEFSSYLRSKNLLRNTRGFSVEEQIGMFIYMLSQNASFQKLSNRFEHSTETIHRHIKACFDAVTSLTDEFVKPPSTEVHWKISSDPHHGPYFENCIGAIDGTHIPVRLSDSESAPYRNKEESLSQNMMLACDFDLNFVYVCCGREGSASDAAVLYSAMESGFQVPAGKYYLVDGGYANTPSFIAPYRVVPYHTEEQEQSNFQPRNYMELFNLRHAQLRNHIKHAIGLLKMRFPILNVATSYRKETQLKIPAAAVVLHNIIWRQRGAEEWLSNQTVPFSTRKIVSLPSGDDTYGNDVAALNSQCTMGDALRDGIAKRMWADYERSW